The Lycium barbarum isolate Lr01 chromosome 12, ASM1917538v2, whole genome shotgun sequence genome includes a region encoding these proteins:
- the LOC132625126 gene encoding oxygen-evolving enhancer protein 1, chloroplastic, giving the protein MAASLQAAATLMQPTKVGARNNLQLRSAQSVSKAFGVEPASARLTCSLQTEIKELAQKCTDAAKIAGFALATSALVVSGANAEGVPKRLTFDEIQSKTYMEVKGTGTANQCPTIEGGSASFAFKTGKYNAKKFCLEPTSFTVKAEGVSKNSTPEFQKTKLMTRLTYTLDEIEGPFEVAPDGSVKFEEKDGIDYAAVTVQLPGGERVPFLFTVKQLVASGKPESFSGEYLVPSYRGSSFLDPKGRGGSTGYDNAVALPAGGRGDEEELEKENVKNAASSVGKITLSVTQSKPETGEVIGVFESIQPSDTDLGAKVPKDVKIQGVWYAQLE; this is encoded by the exons ATGGCTGCCTCTCTACAAGCAGCTGCTACTCTTATGCAACCAACAAAGGTTGGTGCTAGAAACAACCTGCAGTTGAGGTCTGCTCAAAGTGTGAGCAAAGCATTTGGTGTTGAACCAGCTTCAGCCAGGCTTACTTGCTCTTTGCAAACTGAAATCAAGGAATTGGCTCAGAAGTGTACTGATGCTGCCAAGATTGCTGGTTTTGCTCTTGCCACTTCTGCTCTTGTTGTCTCA GGAGCAAATGCGGAAGGAGTTCCAAAACGTCTAACCTTCGACGAAATTCAAAGCAAGACATACATGGAGGTAAAGGGAACTGGAACTGCTAACCAGTGTCCTACAATTGAAGGAGGTTCTGCCAGTTTTGCATTCAAGACTGGCAAATACAATGCCAAGAAATTCTGCTTAGAGCCCACATCATTCACAGTCAAGGCAGAGGGCGTGAGCAAGAACTCCACCCCAGAATTCCAGAAAACCAAGCTCATGACACGCTTAACCTACACTCTTGATGAAATTGAGGGACCATTTGAAGTGGCTCCTGATGGCTCTGTTAAGTTTGAGGAGAAGGATGGAATTGATTATGCTGCTGTTACAGTTCAGCTTCCTGGTGGTGAGCGTGTGCCCTTCCTCTTCACTGTCAAACAGCTAGTGGCAAGCGGCAAACCAGAAAGCTTTAGTGGTGAGTACCTTGTGCCATCATACAGAGGTTCATCCTTCCTTGACCCAAAGGGACGGGGTGGATCTACTGGCTATGACAACGCTGTTGCATTGCCTGCTGGAGGGAGAGGAGATGAGGAGGAGCTTGAGAAGGAGAACGTAAAGAATGCTGCATCTTCAGTAGGAAAGATCACATTGAGTGTCACCCAGAGCAAGCCAGAGACTGGTGAGGTTATTGGAGTATTTGAGAGCATCCAGCCATCTGATACTGATCTGGGTGCAAAGGTCCCCAAGGATGTGAAAATCCAGGGTGTCTGGTATGCCCAACTTGAATGA
- the LOC132625125 gene encoding pentatricopeptide repeat-containing protein At1g20230-like, whose amino-acid sequence MLPSSLRLNPNHHFLRALRPPGDIRRARQLFDENPDPDIRSWTLLITAYTKNGFPEEALKVFDELREKKVLPDQLALLSVTKACATLANLIKAKGIHKDVIRYGYRADLLLGNALIDMYGKCKYVQGARDVFDDLSAKDVITWTSMSSCYVNCKLPREAIRTFREMGLNGVRPNPVTLSCILPACSDLKSLNLGREIHGYIVRNGMHDNVYVSSALVDMYASCSSIKQAELVFNSTRQFDYVLCNVIMSAYFSNGECDKALRVFDQLRKGGKTLNHDSWNSVIGGCMQSGRTDKALQILNEMQHSGVKPNKITITSVLPTCIDLGSIRRGKEIHGFLLRHLFLEDETVSTALVFMYAKCGDLELSKRVFCMMPKKDTIAWNTMIIGNSMHGKGEEALLLFREMVSSGVKRNSVTFTGILSGCSHSRLVDEGLMIFYSMSKEHGVEPDAEHYSCMVDALSRAGRLEQAYNFIQNMPMKTSAGAWGALLGACRVYKNVEMARAAGKQLLEIEPENAGNYVLLSNIYEAAKLREEASEIRKLMRERGIMKVPGCSWIQVKGKVHTFVVGDKGNAQTAEIYSFLTEIGEKMRLAGYLPCTDFVGQDLDAEEKEYSLCNHSERLAVAFGILNLDGASSIRVFKNLRICGDCHNAIKYMAKIVGVQIIVRDPLRFHHFKDGLCSCSDFW is encoded by the coding sequence ATGCTACCCTCAAGCTTGCGTCTTAACCCAAACCACCATTTCCTGCGTGCACTTCGACCACCTGGAGATATACGACGTGCCCGCCAACTGTTCGATGAAAATCCCGACCCAGATATACGATCCTGGACGCTCTTGATCACCGCATATACTAAAAACGGCTTTCCAGAAGAAGCATTGAAAGTCTTTGACGAGTTGCGGGAAAAGAAAGTTCTTCCTGATCAGTTGGCACTGTTATCAGTAACCAAAGCTTGTGCTACTTTAGCCAACCTGATAAAAGCAAAAGGGATTCACAAAGATGTGATTAGATATGGATATCGCGCTGATTTACTCCTTGGAAATGCACTTATTGACATGTATGGCAAGTGTAAATATGTTCAAGGTGCCAGAGATGTTTTTGATGATTTAAGTGCTAAAGATGTAATCACTTGGACGTCGATGAGTTCGTGTTATGTTAATTGTAAACTTCCAAGAGAGGCGATAAGGACTTTCCGTGAAATGGGGTTAAATGGGGTGAGGCCTAATCCTGTTACATTGTCTTGTATACTTCCTGCGTGTTCAGATTTGAAAAGTTTGAATTTGGGTAGAGAGATTCACGGGTATATTGTTAGAAATGGGATGCATGATAATGTGTATGTTAGCAGTGCTCTTGTGGACATGTATGCTAGTTGTTCAAGTATCAAACAAGCAGAGTTGGTATTTAATAGTACGCGTCAGTTTGACTATGTTTTATGCAATGTCATTATGTCAGCATATTTCTCAAATGGGGAATGTGACAAAGCACTTCGCGTCTTTGATCAGTTGCGAAAAGGAGGAAAGACACTGAATCACGATTCCTGGAATTCTGTTATTGGAGGGTGCATGCAAAGTGGAAGAACAGATAAGGCCCTTCAAATACTTAATGAAATGCAGCATTCGGGTGTAAAACCAAATAAAATCACGATCACCAGTGTGTTACCCACTTGTATAGATCTAGGAAGCATAAGAAGAGGTAAGGAGATTCACGGTTTTCTCCTTCGGCATTTATTTTTGGAGGATGAGACAGTCTCCACTGCGTTGGTATTCATGTATGCTAAATGTGGTGACCTGGAACTATCTAAAAGAGTCTTCTGTATGATGCCAAAAAAAGATACTATTGCTTGGAACACAATGATTATTGGAAATTCAATGCATGGTAAGGGAGAGGAAGCCTTGTTGCTTTTCCGTGAAATGGTAAGTTCAGGGGTGAAACGCAACTCTGTTACTTTTACTGGGATCCTATCAGGTTGCAGCCATTCACGGCTGGTAGACGAGGGCCTTATGATCTTTTACTCAATGAGCAAAGAGCATGGAGTTGAACCTGATGCAGAACATTATTCATGCATGGTTGATGCTCTGAGCCGCGCTGGTCGCCTGGAACAGGCATataatttcatccaaaacatgcCCATGAAAACAAGTGCTGGTGCTTGGGGAGCATTGCTTGGTGCATGTAGAGTATATAAGAACGTGGAAATGGCACGAGCTGCTGGAAAACAACTATTGGAGATTGAGCCAGAAAATGCTGGGAACTATGTTTTATTGTCCAATATCTATGAAGCTGCCAAACTACGAGAGGAGGCCTCAGAAATTAGAAAATTGATGAGAGAAAGAGGAATTATGAAAGTTCCTGGTTGTAGTTGGATTCAAGTGAAAGGCAAAGTGCATACTTTTGTTGTTGGTGACAAGGGTAATGCTCAGACTGCAGAAATTTACAGCTTTTTGACTGAAATAGGCGAGAAGATGAGGTTAGCGGGGTATTTACCCTGTACAGACTTTGTTGGCCAAGATCTTGATGCAGAGGAGAAGGAATACAGTTTGTGCAATCATAGCGAGAGGCTTGCTGTTGCCTTTGGGATTCTTAATTTGGATGGTGCATCATCCATTAGGGTGTTCAAAAACTTGAGAATATGTGGAGATTGCCATAATGCCATCAAATATATGGCCAAGATTGTTGGGGTGCAGATCATTGTGAGAGATCCTCTAAGGTTTCACCATTTTAAGGATGGGTTATGCTCCTGTAGTGATTTTTGGTGA